A stretch of Anaeromyxobacter dehalogenans 2CP-1 DNA encodes these proteins:
- a CDS encoding chemotaxis protein CheA — MSGGPGDDAREALAAAVVAADAADPASLCEVSRALAAATAAGALDGALAAEAGALGRALDGSDGDDAGGAAAALARLSALLGGGELERPAAAEALPPAARASRDADTLELIGDFLEEGLDGLARADETLLAVERDGPHPDRTNALFRVFHTIKGVAGFLELGEIVSLAHTAETLLDHVRSGRAALAGEAFDVTFEATAALRSLLERLREAVDARADLLPDARVPGLVARIAAVSAAAEAAPEAAGEGTAPAMPLATDLAATPVATAAPTAAIPPPRPAPAPPRPAPAVEPEAAAEPASAAPAPPPHGGGQLRETVKVDLERVDSMVEMIGELIIVESMVVHAPELAAVASLRLRNSLNQMTKISRDLQNVAMRMRMVPVRGAFQKMARLVRDLSRRTGKDVVLETSGEDTEMDRSMVERIEDPLVHLVRNALDHGIEPEAERLAAGKAARSVLRLAAYHEGGSIVVELADDGRGLQRDRILRKARERGLVGDGQELSDAEVHGLVFLPGFSTAAKVTEISGRGVGMDVVKRNVEGMRGRVTVASRAGGGTTFRLVLPLTLAIIDGMLVSCGGETYILPSLSIVESLRPADDTIRRAAGRGEVIDVRGEILPLLRLHRLLGARERAAGADDLRVVVVEGLGRKVGLVVDDVVTQQQVVIKPLGSGLGDTDFLSGAAILSDGRVGLILNVDRLAGLASRDAAADRGARLAAGA; from the coding sequence ATGTCCGGAGGACCAGGGGACGACGCGCGCGAGGCGCTGGCGGCCGCGGTGGTGGCGGCGGATGCGGCCGACCCGGCGTCGCTCTGCGAGGTCTCGCGGGCGCTGGCCGCGGCCACCGCCGCGGGTGCGCTCGACGGCGCGCTCGCCGCGGAGGCCGGCGCGCTGGGCCGCGCGCTGGACGGGAGCGACGGCGACGACGCCGGCGGGGCCGCGGCGGCGCTGGCCCGCCTCTCGGCGCTGCTCGGCGGCGGCGAGCTGGAGCGGCCCGCCGCGGCGGAGGCGCTGCCGCCGGCGGCGCGGGCCAGCCGCGACGCGGACACGCTCGAGCTCATCGGCGACTTCCTGGAGGAGGGGCTCGACGGCCTGGCCCGCGCGGACGAGACGCTCCTCGCGGTGGAGCGAGACGGGCCGCACCCGGACCGCACCAACGCGCTGTTCCGCGTCTTCCACACCATCAAGGGCGTGGCCGGGTTCCTGGAGCTCGGCGAGATCGTCTCGCTCGCGCACACGGCCGAGACGCTGCTCGACCACGTGCGCAGCGGCCGCGCGGCGCTGGCCGGCGAGGCCTTCGACGTGACGTTCGAGGCGACCGCAGCGCTCCGGAGCCTGCTGGAGCGGCTGCGTGAGGCGGTGGACGCGCGCGCGGACCTCCTGCCGGACGCGCGCGTGCCGGGGCTGGTGGCGCGGATCGCGGCGGTGAGCGCGGCCGCCGAGGCGGCGCCCGAGGCGGCGGGCGAGGGGACGGCGCCGGCCATGCCGCTTGCCACGGACCTGGCCGCGACCCCCGTCGCCACCGCGGCTCCGACCGCAGCGATCCCCCCGCCTCGGCCCGCGCCCGCGCCGCCGAGGCCAGCGCCCGCCGTGGAGCCGGAGGCGGCGGCCGAGCCCGCGTCGGCCGCGCCCGCGCCGCCGCCCCACGGCGGCGGTCAGCTCCGCGAGACGGTGAAGGTGGATCTCGAGCGGGTGGACTCGATGGTGGAGATGATCGGCGAGCTCATCATCGTCGAGTCGATGGTGGTGCACGCGCCGGAGCTGGCGGCGGTGGCCTCCCTGCGCCTGCGCAACTCGCTCAACCAGATGACCAAGATCAGCCGCGACCTGCAGAACGTGGCCATGCGGATGCGCATGGTCCCGGTGCGCGGCGCGTTCCAGAAGATGGCGCGCCTGGTCCGGGATCTCTCGCGCAGGACCGGCAAGGACGTGGTCCTCGAGACCTCCGGCGAGGACACCGAGATGGACCGCAGCATGGTCGAGCGCATCGAGGACCCGCTCGTGCACCTGGTGCGGAACGCGCTCGACCACGGCATCGAGCCGGAGGCGGAGCGCCTCGCCGCGGGGAAGGCCGCGCGGTCCGTCCTGCGGCTGGCCGCCTACCACGAGGGCGGGTCGATCGTGGTGGAGCTGGCCGACGACGGGCGGGGGCTGCAGCGCGACCGGATCCTGCGCAAGGCGCGCGAGCGTGGGCTGGTGGGCGACGGGCAGGAGCTGTCCGACGCCGAGGTCCACGGGCTGGTGTTCCTGCCCGGCTTCTCCACCGCGGCCAAGGTCACCGAGATCTCCGGGCGCGGCGTGGGCATGGACGTGGTGAAGCGCAACGTCGAGGGGATGCGCGGCCGCGTCACCGTGGCCTCGCGCGCGGGCGGGGGGACCACGTTCCGGCTGGTGCTCCCGCTCACCCTCGCCATCATCGACGGCATGCTCGTCTCCTGCGGAGGCGAGACCTACATCCTGCCCAGCCTCTCGATCGTCGAGTCGCTGCGGCCGGCCGATGACACGATCCGGCGCGCCGCGGGACGCGGCGAGGTGATCGACGTCCGCGGCGAGATCCTGCCGCTCCTGCGCCTGCACCGGCTGCTCGGCGCGCGCGAGCGCGCCGCGGGCGCAGACGACCTGCGGGTGGTCGTGGTCGAGGGGCTGGGTCGCAAGGTGGGGCTGGTGGTGGACGACGTGGTCACCCAGCAGCAGGTGGTGATCAAGCCCCTGGGGAGCGGCCTCGGCGACACGGACTTCCTCTCCGGCGCGGCGATCCTCTCCGACGGCCGGGTGGGGTTGATCCTGAACGTGGACCGGCTGGCAGGGCTCGCGTCGCGCGACGCGGCGGCGGACCGCGGCGCCCGGCTGGCGGCGGGGGCCTAG
- a CDS encoding chemotaxis protein CheX has translation MASVVSGVTQTMLGLTFVPDAARTPWRDLVWRGAVLAIDGARPLTVGLSSDREGCTALTAALFQIGADEVSDEMLSDSLCELVNMTAGLLKAHLRLEQALGLPRVVPAGQPPVPPPPDSANSVVLRAEHLGLVLWVFEGLA, from the coding sequence ATGGCCTCCGTGGTGTCGGGGGTGACCCAGACGATGCTGGGACTCACCTTCGTCCCCGACGCCGCCCGGACGCCGTGGCGCGATCTGGTGTGGCGCGGCGCCGTGCTCGCCATCGATGGCGCTCGCCCGCTCACGGTGGGCCTGTCCTCGGATCGCGAGGGCTGCACGGCGCTGACCGCGGCGCTGTTCCAGATCGGCGCCGACGAGGTCTCGGACGAGATGCTGTCCGACTCGCTCTGCGAGCTGGTCAACATGACCGCCGGGCTGCTCAAGGCGCACCTGCGCCTGGAGCAGGCGCTGGGGCTGCCGAGGGTGGTCCCCGCCGGACAGCCGCCGGTGCCCCCGCCGCCGGACAGCGCGAACAGCGTGGTCCTCCGCGCGGAGCACCTCGGCCTGGTGCTGTGGGTGTTCGAGGGGCTGGCCTGA
- a CDS encoding response regulator, with the protein MPAILTVDDSRAVRTIVGKQVKELGFDVLEAEDGIQGLEQLAQTQVDLVLLDVTMPNMDGPAMLQSMRDGGNQTPVIMLTSESKRSIVAGAMKLGISDYILKPFKPEELRSKVLSVLQGEGGVGGLGAEPAVEAAPAEAAAAAPAPAGGRFVDVLVVDDMENVQKKLRSMVPQHVSLNGYTSAASALAACRERVYRVVLVDTEIPDVNSAVLAQQIRVLQPHAALVALALRTANDVTKEVKEQGFDDVLFKPFRPETIDDFLLQYFDNQDFLQVEDNVLRLAPFAGRADKVDRFYNRVHAVFADALEKVAAACYDEVVLDVGTPPLEGDRLPKLVNAVAEKARDFGMSLALVGAPDVRKALGGYTETKDLRLFATVQEARAGGAA; encoded by the coding sequence ATGCCCGCCATCCTGACCGTGGACGACAGCCGCGCGGTGCGCACCATCGTCGGCAAGCAGGTGAAGGAGCTGGGGTTCGACGTGCTGGAGGCCGAGGACGGCATCCAGGGGCTCGAGCAGCTCGCGCAGACCCAGGTGGACCTGGTGCTGCTCGACGTGACGATGCCGAACATGGACGGCCCCGCCATGCTGCAGAGCATGCGCGACGGCGGCAACCAGACGCCGGTCATCATGCTCACCTCGGAGTCCAAGCGGAGCATCGTGGCCGGCGCCATGAAGCTCGGCATCTCCGACTACATCCTGAAGCCCTTCAAGCCCGAGGAGCTGCGCTCCAAGGTGCTCTCGGTCCTCCAGGGCGAGGGCGGCGTGGGCGGCCTCGGCGCCGAGCCGGCGGTGGAGGCCGCGCCGGCCGAGGCAGCCGCGGCGGCCCCGGCGCCGGCCGGCGGCCGGTTCGTGGACGTGCTGGTGGTGGACGACATGGAGAACGTCCAGAAGAAGCTGCGCTCGATGGTGCCGCAGCACGTCAGCCTGAACGGCTACACCAGCGCCGCCTCGGCGCTCGCCGCCTGCCGCGAGCGCGTCTACCGCGTGGTGCTGGTGGACACCGAGATCCCCGACGTGAACAGCGCCGTGCTGGCGCAGCAGATCCGGGTGCTGCAGCCGCACGCCGCCCTGGTGGCGCTGGCCCTGCGCACCGCCAACGACGTCACCAAGGAGGTCAAGGAGCAGGGCTTCGACGACGTGCTGTTCAAGCCCTTCCGTCCCGAGACCATCGACGACTTCCTGCTCCAGTACTTCGACAACCAGGACTTCCTGCAGGTCGAGGACAACGTCCTGCGCCTGGCGCCGTTCGCGGGCCGGGCCGACAAGGTGGACCGCTTCTACAACCGCGTCCACGCCGTGTTCGCCGACGCGCTCGAGAAGGTCGCCGCCGCCTGCTACGACGAGGTGGTGCTCGACGTGGGGACGCCGCCGCTCGAGGGCGACCGGCTGCCGAAGCTGGTGAACGCGGTGGCGGAGAAGGCGCGGGACTTCGGCATGTCGCTCGCGCTGGTCGGCGCGCCCGACGTCCGCAAGGCGCTGGGCGGCTACACCGAGACCAAGGACCTCCGGCTGTTCGCGACGGTGCAGGAGGCGCGCGCGGGCGGCGCCGCCTAG
- a CDS encoding HDOD domain-containing protein, whose amino-acid sequence MSVDKLSAELEAILVKRIETDQLFLPTLPAVAARVLDVLRDPDAGMKEAAQILEKDPVLAARALRMATSAAFAGGTRKITLQEALARLGTRALKGLLVEASAQKLFVSRDAQINAALKALWEHSVAVGILARDVLALTGTGDSESAYLAGLLHDVGKPVVASVLLEVERQLTEVYQRGWIDSGEWLAVVGRVHRRVGVALAEKWQLPAPLVACIREATEFEKGDRASLANAVCFANALAKKSGIFAGAIDAEDVDALVMIGRSVIGISDDVLRTLTRGLRERVRGIYD is encoded by the coding sequence ATGAGCGTCGACAAGCTCTCGGCCGAGCTGGAGGCGATCCTCGTCAAGCGGATCGAGACCGACCAGCTCTTCCTTCCGACGCTCCCGGCCGTGGCCGCGCGGGTGCTGGACGTGCTGCGCGATCCCGACGCGGGCATGAAGGAGGCGGCGCAGATCCTGGAGAAGGACCCGGTGCTGGCGGCCCGCGCGCTGCGCATGGCCACCAGCGCCGCCTTCGCCGGCGGCACCCGCAAGATCACGCTGCAGGAGGCCCTGGCGCGGCTCGGCACCCGCGCGCTGAAGGGGCTGCTGGTCGAGGCGTCGGCGCAGAAGCTCTTCGTCTCGCGCGACGCGCAGATCAACGCGGCGCTGAAGGCGCTGTGGGAGCACTCGGTGGCGGTGGGCATCCTCGCCCGCGACGTGCTGGCGCTCACCGGCACGGGCGACTCGGAGTCCGCCTACCTGGCCGGCCTGCTCCACGACGTGGGCAAGCCGGTGGTGGCGAGCGTCCTGCTCGAGGTGGAGCGGCAGCTCACCGAGGTGTACCAGCGCGGCTGGATCGACTCCGGCGAGTGGCTGGCGGTGGTGGGCCGGGTGCACCGGCGGGTGGGCGTGGCGCTGGCGGAGAAGTGGCAGCTCCCCGCGCCCCTGGTGGCGTGCATCCGCGAGGCGACGGAGTTCGAGAAGGGCGACCGCGCCTCGCTCGCGAACGCGGTGTGCTTCGCGAACGCGCTCGCCAAGAAGTCCGGCATCTTCGCGGGCGCCATCGACGCCGAGGACGTGGACGCGCTCGTGATGATCGGGCGCTCCGTCATCGGCATCTCCGACGACGTGCTGCGCACGCTGACGCGCGGCCTGCGCGAGCGCGTGCGCGGCATCTACGACTGA
- a CDS encoding flagellar basal body-associated FliL family protein, translating into MADAIDSPTPPPAPAPGGSKLVPALLALNLLVVAALLAVFLLRGGATGAPVAAAAGAAHGREGAAAPPGPTIKLADFIVHLRDTDADRYARVTFDVEVATEEDRTRLTPLVPRVRDAFIAYLSDRTVEELRGSDAIARTKAALSERLGALAAGVEIRALYITDLVIQ; encoded by the coding sequence ATGGCAGACGCGATCGACAGCCCCACCCCGCCCCCCGCCCCTGCGCCCGGCGGCTCGAAGCTCGTGCCGGCGCTGCTCGCGCTCAACCTCCTCGTGGTGGCCGCGCTGCTGGCGGTGTTCCTGCTGCGCGGCGGCGCGACCGGGGCCCCCGTCGCCGCCGCGGCCGGCGCGGCGCACGGCAGGGAGGGCGCGGCCGCGCCCCCCGGGCCCACCATCAAGCTCGCCGACTTCATCGTCCACCTGCGCGACACCGACGCCGATCGCTACGCGCGCGTCACGTTCGACGTCGAGGTCGCGACCGAGGAGGACCGGACGCGCCTCACCCCGCTCGTCCCGCGGGTCCGCGACGCGTTCATCGCCTACCTCTCCGACCGGACGGTGGAGGAGCTGCGCGGCAGCGACGCCATCGCGCGCACCAAGGCGGCGCTCTCCGAGCGGCTGGGCGCGCTGGCCGCCGGCGTCGAGATCCGCGCGCTCTACATCACCGACCTCGTCATCCAGTGA
- a CDS encoding flagellar motor switch protein FliM produces MPAVLTSDEIKALMGAIQDGRLATEGAPSSRAQVAPYDLTSQDRIIRGQMPTLDAINEQVASMLGIGLAGRTRQALRITSAPATLLKFADLAPLLAPPASVCILGLGASYGFALAVLEAGLAEALLAAALGDRRVRQPEEGGDTRRELTSVEQLVLRRLLRLLAEAMTQAWAPVLPFEPEVLRLEPDPRMASIASPTDVGIVSGFELKGGIEGRLHLVIPYAAVESAKQKLSSPRRLSQRADERFADALAREVEQVPVEIRGLYGRARIPFARLLELAEGEVLLLDTDEGRPVPVVVQGREKLLGTPTVSGGSLALVVDQPLRPPALTPATLLR; encoded by the coding sequence GTGCCCGCCGTCCTCACGTCCGACGAGATCAAGGCGCTCATGGGCGCCATCCAGGACGGCCGCCTCGCCACCGAGGGCGCGCCGTCCAGCCGGGCGCAGGTCGCGCCCTACGACCTCACCAGCCAGGACCGGATTATCCGCGGCCAGATGCCCACGCTCGACGCCATCAACGAGCAGGTGGCGTCGATGCTGGGGATCGGGCTGGCCGGCCGGACCCGGCAGGCGCTGCGGATCACCTCCGCGCCGGCCACGCTGCTGAAGTTCGCCGACCTCGCGCCGCTGCTCGCGCCGCCCGCGTCGGTGTGCATCCTGGGCCTGGGCGCGTCCTACGGGTTCGCGCTGGCGGTGCTGGAGGCGGGCCTGGCCGAGGCGCTGCTCGCCGCGGCGCTCGGCGACCGGCGCGTCCGCCAGCCCGAGGAGGGAGGCGACACGCGCCGCGAGCTCACCTCGGTGGAGCAGCTCGTGCTGCGCCGCCTCCTGCGCCTCCTCGCCGAGGCGATGACGCAGGCCTGGGCGCCGGTGCTGCCGTTCGAGCCGGAGGTGCTGCGCCTCGAGCCCGACCCGCGCATGGCCAGCATCGCCTCGCCCACCGACGTCGGCATCGTCTCCGGGTTCGAGCTGAAGGGCGGCATCGAGGGGCGCCTGCACCTCGTCATCCCCTACGCCGCGGTGGAGTCCGCCAAGCAGAAGCTCTCCTCGCCCCGTCGCCTGTCGCAGCGCGCCGACGAGCGGTTCGCCGACGCGCTGGCGCGCGAGGTGGAGCAGGTGCCGGTGGAGATCCGCGGCCTCTACGGCCGCGCGCGCATCCCGTTCGCGCGCCTGCTGGAGCTCGCCGAGGGCGAGGTCCTGCTGCTCGACACCGACGAGGGCAGGCCGGTGCCGGTCGTCGTGCAGGGGCGGGAGAAGCTCCTCGGGACGCCCACCGTGTCCGGCGGGAGCCTGGCGCTGGTGGTGGACCAGCCGCTCCGCCCGCCCGCCCTGACGCCGGCCACCCTGCTGCGCTGA
- the fliN gene encoding flagellar motor switch protein FliN — translation MEAQTPRNGDSTRRLDMLLDVPLEVNVELGRTRMTIQDLLQLAPGSVIELDKVAGEPLDILVNGRLVARGEAVVVNDKFGVRITDIVSPQERIQRLR, via the coding sequence ATGGAAGCCCAGACCCCGCGGAACGGCGACTCGACCCGGCGCCTCGACATGCTGCTCGACGTGCCGCTCGAGGTGAACGTCGAGCTCGGCCGCACCCGCATGACCATCCAGGACCTGCTCCAGCTCGCGCCCGGCTCGGTGATCGAGCTGGACAAGGTCGCCGGCGAGCCGCTCGACATCCTGGTGAACGGGCGGCTGGTGGCGCGCGGCGAGGCGGTGGTGGTGAACGACAAGTTCGGCGTGCGCATCACGGACATCGTCTCTCCCCAGGAGCGCATCCAGCGCCTCCGCTAG
- a CDS encoding flagellar biosynthetic protein FliO, with amino-acid sequence MPTPLLAALLLSAAPLPAALPAAAPDPAAPPGPELAAAAAPGPSDVPAPLRAAEPVAPAAPRAAPAPGAPPARSLDLAGAPALGRSLAAPGLLLAALAAAALLLARRRRATGRHVEVLETTSLGPRRALVLARVGDEVLLLGSSEAGLALLRALPAAATAAAAAPLPPPSAAPPPLPARTDLLARLRGLGCSGEPAPAPGFEALLAESAEDQELRRKLARGQSGSVR; translated from the coding sequence ATGCCCACCCCGCTCCTCGCCGCGCTCCTGCTCTCCGCCGCGCCCCTGCCCGCCGCCCTTCCCGCCGCCGCGCCGGACCCCGCCGCGCCCCCCGGCCCGGAGCTCGCCGCTGCCGCCGCGCCCGGCCCGTCGGACGTGCCCGCGCCGCTTCGCGCCGCCGAGCCGGTGGCGCCCGCCGCCCCCCGCGCCGCCCCCGCGCCCGGCGCGCCGCCGGCGCGCTCGCTCGACCTCGCCGGCGCCCCCGCGCTCGGGCGCTCGCTCGCGGCGCCGGGGCTGCTCCTCGCGGCGCTGGCCGCGGCGGCGCTGCTGCTCGCCCGCCGGCGCCGCGCCACGGGGCGCCACGTCGAGGTGCTCGAGACCACCAGCCTCGGCCCGCGGCGCGCGCTGGTGCTCGCCCGGGTCGGGGACGAGGTGCTGCTGCTCGGCTCGAGCGAGGCCGGGCTCGCGCTCCTGCGCGCCCTCCCCGCGGCCGCGACCGCCGCGGCCGCCGCGCCCCTACCCCCGCCCTCCGCCGCGCCCCCGCCGCTCCCCGCCCGGACCGACCTGCTCGCCCGGCTCCGCGGCCTGGGATGCTCGGGCGAACCGGCGCCGGCGCCCGGCTTCGAGGCGCTGCTGGCGGAGAGCGCCGAGGACCAGGAGCTGCGCCGCAAGCTGGCCCGCGGCCAGTCGGGGAGCGTCCGGTGA
- the fliP gene encoding flagellar type III secretion system pore protein FliP (The bacterial flagellar biogenesis protein FliP forms a type III secretion system (T3SS)-type pore required for flagellar assembly.) — MSALGLPLAALSVASPAAEGALQISVNGGGSAPVKLFLVLTALSFATALLVSVTSFTRIVIVLSFLRQALGTPQVPPNQVLIGLALVLSCFVMSPTATRVYGDALGPYLDDRIGQAEALERASGPVREFMLRQTRDQDLALFYEISATPRPASGDAIPMSIAVPAFMISELTTAFRMGLFLYVPLLLVDLLVSAILMSMGMMMVPPTLIALPVKIGLFVMADGWRLVVGALARSFA; from the coding sequence GTGAGCGCGCTCGGCCTGCCGCTCGCGGCGCTGTCGGTGGCGAGCCCCGCCGCCGAGGGCGCGCTGCAGATCTCGGTGAACGGCGGCGGCTCCGCGCCGGTGAAGCTGTTCCTGGTGCTGACGGCGCTGAGCTTCGCGACCGCGCTGCTCGTGTCGGTCACGTCCTTCACGCGGATCGTGATCGTGCTCTCGTTCCTGCGCCAGGCGCTCGGGACGCCGCAGGTCCCGCCGAACCAGGTGCTGATCGGGCTGGCGCTGGTGCTCTCGTGCTTCGTCATGTCGCCGACGGCCACCCGCGTGTACGGCGACGCGCTGGGGCCGTACCTCGACGACCGCATCGGCCAGGCGGAGGCGCTCGAGCGCGCCAGCGGGCCGGTGCGCGAGTTCATGCTGCGCCAGACGCGCGACCAGGACCTGGCGCTCTTCTACGAGATCTCCGCCACGCCCCGGCCCGCCAGCGGCGACGCCATCCCGATGTCCATCGCCGTCCCCGCGTTCATGATCTCCGAGCTGACCACCGCCTTCCGCATGGGCCTGTTCCTGTACGTGCCGCTGCTGCTGGTCGACCTGCTCGTCTCGGCGATCCTCATGTCGATGGGCATGATGATGGTGCCGCCCACGCTCATCGCGCTGCCGGTGAAGATCGGCCTGTTCGTGATGGCCGACGGGTGGCGGCTGGTGGTCGGCGCGCTGGCGCGGAGCTTCGCGTGA
- a CDS encoding flagellar biosynthetic protein FliQ encodes MTPGMPGALLREALLLLAAVGGPVLGALLLVGLVVGVLQAATQVNDAAVGFLPRAAAAGVVIWLLGGWMMDRLSGFLAQCIVRMAGR; translated from the coding sequence GTGACCCCCGGGATGCCCGGCGCGCTGCTGCGCGAGGCGCTCCTGCTGCTCGCCGCGGTGGGCGGGCCGGTGCTGGGCGCGCTCCTCCTGGTCGGCCTGGTCGTCGGCGTGCTGCAGGCGGCCACGCAGGTGAACGACGCCGCGGTGGGCTTCCTCCCGCGGGCGGCCGCCGCGGGCGTGGTGATCTGGCTGCTGGGCGGCTGGATGATGGACCGGCTCTCCGGGTTCCTGGCGCAGTGCATCGTCAGGATGGCGGGACGCTGA
- a CDS encoding flagellar biosynthetic protein FliR — MDLPLAAAWGFGLLLLRTAGLCAVAPVLGARVVPARVRLGLALALTWAVHAGAGSPAVPPPPGLAALAGAALAETATGLLAGLAARWTLDAALAAGHLVGLSAGLGYSALVDPITGAESSAVSQTVFVVAQAVAVALGVHREAVAWLVRAALVWPPGAAPDLAELASRAVGQAALSVALAVRLAFPVMAAALLGHLLLAAMGRMAPQLSLSNVGFSASTLAAGLALYLTAPAAAELAARAAVAALAGPGG; from the coding sequence GTGGACCTGCCGCTCGCCGCCGCCTGGGGCTTCGGCCTGCTGCTGCTCCGCACGGCCGGGCTGTGCGCGGTCGCGCCGGTGCTGGGCGCGCGGGTGGTGCCGGCCCGCGTCCGGCTCGGGCTGGCCCTCGCGCTCACCTGGGCGGTGCACGCAGGCGCCGGCTCCCCCGCGGTGCCGCCGCCTCCCGGCCTGGCCGCCCTGGCCGGCGCCGCGCTCGCGGAGACCGCCACCGGCCTCCTGGCCGGCCTCGCGGCGCGCTGGACGCTCGACGCCGCGCTCGCCGCCGGCCACCTCGTCGGCCTCTCCGCGGGCCTGGGCTACTCCGCGCTCGTCGATCCCATCACCGGCGCCGAGTCGAGCGCGGTGTCGCAGACCGTGTTCGTGGTGGCGCAGGCGGTGGCGGTGGCGCTCGGGGTGCACCGCGAGGCGGTGGCGTGGCTCGTCCGCGCGGCCCTGGTGTGGCCTCCGGGCGCGGCGCCGGACCTGGCGGAGCTCGCCTCGCGCGCGGTCGGGCAGGCGGCCCTGTCGGTGGCGCTGGCGGTCCGGCTCGCGTTCCCGGTCATGGCGGCGGCGCTGCTCGGCCACCTCCTGCTGGCGGCGATGGGCCGGATGGCCCCGCAGCTCTCGCTCTCGAACGTGGGGTTCTCGGCCTCCACGCTCGCCGCCGGCCTGGCGCTGTACCTGACCGCGCCCGCCGCCGCCGAGCTGGCGGCGCGCGCCGCGGTGGCGGCGCTGGCCGGGCCGGGAGGGTGA